One part of the Prunus persica cultivar Lovell chromosome G5, Prunus_persica_NCBIv2, whole genome shotgun sequence genome encodes these proteins:
- the LOC18776863 gene encoding flavonoid 3'-monooxygenase, producing the protein MNWFKTSTTNDESWLLLYTLSAIFASIWCAWLCMKKSRNKISPLPPGPLGMPLLGNLLSLDPELNSYFACLAHTYGPIFKLHLGAMTCVVLNSPSSAREVLKDSDVTFANRDVPVAARIAFYGGADVLWSPHGPEWRMLRKVCVLKMLGGAALDSFQSIRQNQVRKMVGYLYGRAGSPVNVGEQIFLTSLNVISNMICGGCIAAVDGEERAGLGAEFRKVVSEMTGLIGRPNVSDFFPGLGRFDLQGIKKQMEGLVRRFDGIFEQMIDQRLRMEEEGAKESQDFLTFLLKLKEEGGDSKTPLTMTHIKALLMDMMLGGTETTADTVEFAFAETMNKLAVMGKAKQELDDVVGKGNIVQETHISKLPYLQAVMKETLRLHPVAPLLIPHCPSETCTVGGYTIPKGSRVLVNAWAIHRDPSNWEDPLDFDPDRFLHGKWDYSGRDFNYLPFGSGRRICVGTGMAERMVVYTLATLLHSFDWKLPQGEELDLSEKFGIVMKKKIPLVLIPTPRLSDPALYE; encoded by the exons ATGAATTGGTTCAAAACTAGTACCACAAATGATGAGAGTTGGCTTCTTCTCTACACTCTCTCAGCCATTTTCGCAAGCATCTGGTGtgcatggctgtgcatgaaaaaGTCCCGCAACAAAATCTCACCATTGCCCCCAGGCCCATTGGGCATGCCCTTGCTCGGTAACCTTCTCTCTCTCGACCCAGAACTAAACTCCTACTTCGCCTGCCTGGCCCACACCTATGGCCCAATCTTCAAGCTCCACCTCGGCGCCATGACCTGCGTCGTCCTCAACTCCCCTTCCTCCGCCCGCGAGGTCCTCAAAGACAGTGACGTCACCTTCGCCAACCGTGACGTTCCCGTAGCGGCCCGGATCGCCTTCTACGGAGGGGCCGACGTCTTGTGGAGCCCGCACGGGCCGGAGTGGCGGATGCTGAGAAAGGTCTGCGTGCTGAAGATGCTCGGCGGCGCCGCGCTGGACTCGTTCCAATCGATCCGCCAAAACCAGGTCCGAAAGATGGTCGGTTACTTGTACGGTAGGGCCGGGTCGCCCGTAAACGTGGGCGAGCAGATCTTCCTGACGTCGCTTAACGTCATCTCTAACATGATATGTGGCGGCTGCATCGCGGCGGTGGACGGGGAGGAGAGGGCCGGGCTCGGGGCGGAGTTTCGGAAAGTGGTGTCGGAGATGACGGGGCTCATAGGTCGGCCCAATGTTTCGGATTTTTTTCCGGGTTTGGGTCGGTTCGATTTGCAGGGTATAAAGAAGCAGATGGAGGGGCTGGTGCGGAGGTTTGATGGGATATTTGAGCAGATGATTGATCAACGGCTGAGGATGGAGGAGGAAGGCGCGAAAGAGAGTCAAgattttttgacttttttgttgaaattgaaagaggAGGGAGGAGATTCCAAGACGCCTCTGACCATGACTCACATCAAAGCTCTGCTTATG GATATGATGCTTGGTGGGACTGAAACAACCGCCGACACAGTTGAGTTTGCATTCGCTGAAACCATGAACAAACTAGCGGTGATGGGAAAAGCCAAGCAAGAATTGGACGATGTAGTTGGCAAAGGCAACATTGTACAAGAAACTCATATTTCCAAATTACCATACTTACAAGCTGTGATGAAAGAAACTCTGCGCCTGCACCCAGTCGCGCCACTTTTAATCCCTCACTGCCCAAGTGAAACATGCACAGTGGGAGGCTACACCATTCCAAAGGGTTCTAGGGTTCTTGTTAATGCATGGGCAATTCATAGAGACCCTTCTAACTGGGAAGACCCATTGGATTTTGATCCAGACAGGTTCTTGCATGGCAAATGGGACTATAGTGGACGTGACTTCAACTATTTACCATTTGGGTCAGGCAGAAGAATATGTGTTGGGACAGGAATGGCTGAGAGGATGGTGGTATATACACTTGCTACACTCTTGCATTCCTTTGACTGGAAATTGCCACAGGGTGAGGAGTTGGATCTTTCAGAGAAGTTTGGGAttgtgatgaagaagaagataccTCTGGTTCTCATCCCAACTCCAAGGCTATCGGATCCAGCACTCTATGAGTAG